The genomic stretch CTCATTGTTGATATCCTGCTGGTTAGTCGGGATTTCATGCAGGATCAGCCGGAAGCTGTGGAGGTTCTGCTCCGTTCCTATTTCAAGGTGCTGAAAAAATACAGGGACAACCCGGATCTCCTCAAAGAACATGTGGTGGAGGAAACAGGACTTCCTGCAAAGGCTGCGCAGGCCATGCTGCAAGGCGTGCGCTGGGCCTCTCTCCTGGACAACTGTGAACAATGGTTCGGTATTGCACAGCCCGGTGGACAGGCACAGGAAAAAATCAGTGACACCATAGAATCCGCAGCAGCGACCCTGGTGAATGTCGGTGATTTCAGCTCTTCGCCGGTGCCGGATCAGAACCCCTACCGGCTGGTAAAAAGTTCCTTTCTCCAGGACCTGTATACAAAGGGGATAGGCAGCGGCTTCACTAAACCGGGTGCAGGGGCCTCAGCTCAGGGAACGGATTCGCTGACCGCCCCGTTCCCGCCGCTGGAGACTAGGGCCTGGGAGAGAATGCGAGAGGTGGGAACCCTGAAAATTCAGCCGATTATCTTCCAACACGGTTCTTCAAAGCTTGATCTATTTGCTGAAGAGGTGCTGGAAAAGGTTATCTCTCGCCTAAAACATTATCCGCATTTTAGAGTGTTGGTGAAAGGGCACACTGGTTTACGGGGAGATCCCGGGCAGAACAAAGCCTTATCGCAACAGCGGGCTGACAGCGTTGCCGCTTTTCTCCAGAAAAAATTCCGCATTGATTCGAACCGGATCCGAGCAATCGGATACGGTGCTGATCATCCCCTGCAGCAGTTGCCCGGAGAGTCAAAGCGGGCTTATGAGCACCGGCTGCTGCGGGTAGAGATTGTTCTTGTTCGTGAGGAGTTCTGAACACTATGCCGTTTTCTGATCATCAAAAAAATAATGAACCCGCACGGCTTCCCACTCTGGAGGATTTTTCCGGTCGGGCGGTAAAAAAAGCCGTGCAGGCGGAGAGCCTGTTTCATCCGGTTTCTCTCTATTCCTCTTCTCTTGGCCTGCTTTCCGGCCTGGGCTGGTATCTTTTTGACATGTCCGTACTGGGGGCCGGAATGGGGGTTCTGCTCTGTCTCGGTGCGGGCACGACTGTTGTGAATATGTTTTTCCGGCGCGATATCATTGCCCGGCAATATCTTGACCGACTTTCCGCCCGCTTTGCCAAGGAACGGGCCGGGCTCCTCCGGACGATCAGTACTGATCTAGAAAAATGCTCCCATATCAAAGGAGCGGAACAGTACGGCAGACAGGCTCAGCAGCAATCGGTCTTTATTAAAGAAAAATACGATAAATTCCGGACAATGCTGGACCAGAAGCTCAAACGCGGTGAGCTGACCTATGCCCGCTTTCTCGGAGCTGCCGAACAGGTCTACCTGGGTGGGCTGGATACCCTGCGACAGGTTGTTGTCCTGCTGGAGAGCGTGAGCACCATTGATCCAGACTATATTGCCCGGCGGCTTGCTGAACTTGAGCGGGTTGCCGCCCCGGATTCAGCAGATGAGCGGGAACATGCCACCCTGAAAAAACGGCTGGAACTGATGGAAGAGCAGCTGAGGCAGGTGAACAGTCTGCTCACGGATAACGAGGAGTCCATGACCATTATGAGTCAGAGCATAGCCACGGTCGCGCAGATGCGTACTGGCGGTGATCTGGCCTCTATGGATATGGAAACAGCCATGGAGAATCTCCAGGAGATTGCCAGCCGCCGCTATCATACCGAGTAAAGGAATAATGAACCGCCCCGCCGCTGCTGACCGCCGGGGCAGATAACCGATGTTTTGTAGACAAGGAGACCTGAGATGGATACCCGGACGAATACAGCAATGACCCTGCCCACTGCTTCAGACCTGAAAAATGAGCTTGCATTTCCTGATCCGCAGGCGCTCACCGCAACAGAAGGGGAAGATAAGGATATTGAAGAGGCGGCGGAAAATTTTGTTACTGCGGTGCTGGCCTTTGATCCCAATGATCCACAGCAACAGAACACCCGTGATGCCAACATTGCGGCAGTGGAAACGCTCGGCGGAAAAACACAGCAGGAGGCGTCGCACCGCAGTGCCATGCTTAAGCAGCCCATTCGCTCCTTGGCCGCAAAAAGCGATGACGGCGGTGAGGTAGCCCGTTCTCTTGTTGAGCTGAATATGCAGGTTGATGAGCTTGATCCGGGGAAATTCGATTTTGAAGCGGGCTGGTTCGGTCGCCTTTTGGGTATGATCCCCGGTTTTGGTACACCGCTGAAAAAATACTTTATCAAGTTTGAGCAGGCTGATACGGTTATTGACGCCATTGTCCGTTCTTTGAAAGAGGGCAAGGACCAGCTCGGCAGGGATAATATGACCTTGGTCGGAGACCAGAAGGCCATGCGCGGTTTCACTTTTCGTCTGGAAAAAACAATAAAGCTAGGTATGCGGATTGATGATCGGCTGAACTACGCTTTAGAGCGTGAAGTCGATCCGGGTGATGCCAAGGCGTCGTTTATCCAGGAGGAACTTCTCTTCCCGTTACGGCAGAGAATTCAGGACCTCCAGCAGCAATTAGCG from Candidatus Electrothrix communis encodes the following:
- a CDS encoding phosphate ABC transporter substrate-binding/OmpA family protein; protein product: MSKKITGALLLLVLGAGVLVGIKLLLPGFIDEQQVNTSDAVKIKGKVRLALDNWIGYFPLRSNEMKTLMRRGGWNLVWTDDKADYRARMEQLQKGEIDIAVATVDSYLLNGAEFNFPGSIIAVLDESKGGDAIVARKKQAESLDSLKGKDGLKIAFTPNSPSHFLLKAAADHFNVPELLPTQKNKRIETEGSEGALKALLKGKADIAVLWEPDVSRALAEKDIVKLLGTEDTAQLIVDILLVSRDFMQDQPEAVEVLLRSYFKVLKKYRDNPDLLKEHVVEETGLPAKAAQAMLQGVRWASLLDNCEQWFGIAQPGGQAQEKISDTIESAAATLVNVGDFSSSPVPDQNPYRLVKSSFLQDLYTKGIGSGFTKPGAGASAQGTDSLTAPFPPLETRAWERMREVGTLKIQPIIFQHGSSKLDLFAEEVLEKVISRLKHYPHFRVLVKGHTGLRGDPGQNKALSQQRADSVAAFLQKKFRIDSNRIRAIGYGADHPLQQLPGESKRAYEHRLLRVEIVLVREEF
- a CDS encoding toxic anion resistance protein; this translates as MDTRTNTAMTLPTASDLKNELAFPDPQALTATEGEDKDIEEAAENFVTAVLAFDPNDPQQQNTRDANIAAVETLGGKTQQEASHRSAMLKQPIRSLAAKSDDGGEVARSLVELNMQVDELDPGKFDFEAGWFGRLLGMIPGFGTPLKKYFIKFEQADTVIDAIVRSLKEGKDQLGRDNMTLVGDQKAMRGFTFRLEKTIKLGMRIDDRLNYALEREVDPGDAKASFIQEELLFPLRQRIQDLQQQLAVNQQGVLAIELLVRNNKELIKGVDRAINVTVNMLTVAVTVALALANQKIVLEKIDAINKTTNRLIEETAARLKTQGAAIQKQAASTQLSMESLTRAFADINAALDDISTFRKESLPVMAENILAMDQMTSEAEDRIKQQEQGNQAAPSIELDFTGPV